A region of Silurus meridionalis isolate SWU-2019-XX chromosome 15, ASM1480568v1, whole genome shotgun sequence DNA encodes the following proteins:
- the tmigd1 gene encoding transmembrane and immunoglobulin domain-containing protein 1 encodes MRQSSTRVVLLVLGCIFGAYSANVTIESNPPMNGGLVQTKPEETVSLTCTVDDSAMPEELQWLRNNQQVSLGDGNQLITSHVCVQPVTRDDNGVIFTCQLKSNMNVKTSIQLDVQYPPTMGVDEEMWVEEKSEASLSCDIHANPPVSVVWKKDDKLLDLSSSNYRTSNDGFTATLFISNVKRGVHQGVFACEADSVITGVTRKNFSITVVDQVMKFPLGPAITGVVVILLTIMLAVISRWEKIMKCFKKD; translated from the exons ATGAGACAGTCCAGTACCCGAGTCGTACTACTTGTGCTAGGCTGTATCTTCGGTGCCTACAGTGCAAATG TCACCATTGAGTCTAATCCGCCAATGAATGGAGGGTTGGTTCAGACCAAACCAGAGGAGACCGTGTCCCTGACCTGCACAGTCGACGACTCTGCCATGCCTGAAGAACTGCAGTGGCTCAGAAACAACCAACAAGTCAGTCTGGGTGATGGAAACCAGTTAATCACCAGCCACGTGTGTGTGCAGCCAGTCACCAGAGACGATAACGGAGTCATCTTTACCTGCCAGCTGAAGTCTAACATGAACGTCAAAACCTCCATCCAGTTAGATGTTCAAT ATCCCCCAACCATGGGTGTAGATGAGGAAATGTGGGTCGAGGAGAAAAGTGAAGCCAGTCTCTCCTGCGATATTCACGCTAATCCTCCAGTAAGTGTAGTCTGGAAGAAGGACGACAAGCTTCTGGATCTTTCTTCCAGCAACTACAGGACAAGCAACGACGGGTTTACGGCTACGCTTTTCATTTCCAACGTTAAACGAGGTGTGCACCAGGGCGTGTTCGCTTGCGAGGCCGACTCGGTCATCACTGGAGTTACCAGAAAGAACTTCAGTATCACGGTTGTAg ACCAAGTGATGAAGTTCCCTCTTGGGCCTGCAATCACTGGTGTGGTGGTCATCCTGTTGACAATCATGTTGGCTGTAATTTCCAGATGGGAAAAGATTATGAAG tgCTTTAAAAAGGACTGA